GGCTCTTGCTCGTGTTAATGCTAGTCAAGTGGAGGAAATCACAGGAAGATTTTTGATTTTTTCTGTACCGACAATCTTGATTTTTCTTGATGGGAGAGAATATCTACGCGAAGGGCGTTTTGTTCAATTTGAACAACTAAAAAAACAATTACAGTTATTGTCCGATGAAGTTTAATTTTTCGATGAAAAACAAACGATGCACCTTCAGTATTATGTCCTTTTTTAGGCGTTTTATTGAAGGTGCATTTCAAGTAATGACCAGTTTTTGTTGTGATTCCACTGAAAAACATGCGTTATGTGTTCTTTTATGTTGATTTTCGTTCCACCAAAGTAAACTCTAATGAATTTAGTGCGTTCTCCGTCTGGTTAAGCTTATTACGAATAATAATAAAGGCATTCTCAGCCTGTAAGCCAACAGGATAGTTGATCGTTGTTAGATCCAACAACTGAGCGGGTACGGAATTATTGAACCCCATAATACCTAGATCTCCAGGGATCGAAAAACCTGAGGTACGTAATGCTTTTGCCAGACCTGCAGCTACTTCATCATTCGCACAAAATATAGCATCTGGTCGATCTTTTTGCGAAATCCACCAATCTGCAAGTTCTTCTCCATCCGGAACAGATAATTTTTCTTCAATGTGAGGGAACTGATTCGCGTTAAGCTGATGCTTTTGCACAAAATCTCTATGAGCACGGATACGTTCTCTTGTATTCAAACCTTCCGTCATTGGATAAACACTAAGTATCTTACGATACCCTTTGGAGTAAAGATACTCCAGTCCATTGAAATAAATTTGATATTGTTCCATAAACACGGAGGGAAGCTTCTCATTAAGAACACGCTGCCAGGTCACAATAGGACCATACTGTGCATACGATTCGATGATATCCCAACTATTACTCCTAATTAGACATAAAATAGCATCCAATTGTTTCCGTTTAAGCATTTCTAGAGCAACAAGTTCTTTCTCTGGATCTTCATTCGTGATAAACAGCGAGATATTAAATCCATGCCTTTCAGCAAAAACTATAAACGCTTGAACAAAGGTTACGATAATAGAACTAAATGAAGTAGCAATGATCCCAATCAAACGGGTCTCGCCCTTTTT
This window of the Paenibacillus polymyxa genome carries:
- a CDS encoding LacI family DNA-binding transcriptional regulator, which translates into the protein MANIQEIADLAGVSTATVSRVINKHPYVRESTRQKVLRIMEELDYVPNANAISLKKGETRLIGIIATSFSSIIVTFVQAFIVFAERHGFNISLFITNEDPEKELVALEMLKRKQLDAILCLIRSNSWDIIESYAQYGPIVTWQRVLNEKLPSVFMEQYQIYFNGLEYLYSKGYRKILSVYPMTEGLNTRERIRAHRDFVQKHQLNANQFPHIEEKLSVPDGEELADWWISQKDRPDAIFCANDEVAAGLAKALRTSGFSIPGDLGIMGFNNSVPAQLLDLTTINYPVGLQAENAFIIIRNKLNQTENALNSLEFTLVERKST
- a CDS encoding thioredoxin family protein; this encodes MSVVELTSIEEIDSFIEINPLSMLYVSQEDCNVCHAIYPKLKTMLKLYPKLALARVNASQVEEITGRFLIFSVPTILIFLDGREYLREGRFVQFEQLKKQLQLLSDEV